The Campylobacter concisus DNA window AAGAAACTTTTTTCGCCCTTTGACTATATCTTTTGACGATAGCGGCGGTTTTTCAAGAATCTCTTTTATGGATTGCTCTTTAATTTCTCTATTTGCGTCTTTTTTATCATAATCACGCTCGTAATAGTAGTTAATAAAATCCATCTGCAATGGTGACGAACTCATTTCAACTATAGGAACCATCATGGCGTAGTCATCGCACTTTTCTATCCATTTTCGCTTACTTAACTTTGCTTCTTTGTCCTCGTACATAAAATAAGAAAGCGGAACCGAGTCAAAAAGATATTTTTTAAATGTTTTTAGATGTTGCCATACATTACCACCAGTTTTTCGCGGCTCTATAAAATTTACCGGATAACGATAGTGCGGCTCAAGCCTATACGTCTGATGAACGCGACCGCAAGTCACATCTACGCCCCACATATCGTACTTTTTATAAATATCAAAAAGAGCTTCTTTGCCTATTAGCGCATCATCAGTATCAACACATACTATGATCGATTCTGGGTTATCGCAATAATAATGAATTGCTAGATATTCGCACTGCATTTTTGTTTGCAAGGTGCGACCTTTGATGAAAGTTACCCTATCTTTATAGGGCTTAATGATTTGCTCGATAAATATTGAAATACCGGAGTTTGAGCAATCGTCATAAAAAATAACTCCGAATTCTTGAAATGTTTGACTAATCAAAGAAAACCACATGCGTAAAAATTTATGGATAGACAAATCCTTAAAACAAGAGAGCACTATCATCTTTTCACTACGCTTAGGTGCACACCACTCATAAAACGACCCATTGCAATCAAACTCGCCAAACTGTAAATTCGGTATACAGCCCTGCTCCACTCTATCTAAGATATTCATCCAGCTATAAGCGTTTGTTTTTCGGTAATTTTGCGGATGGATATAGTAGCTGCGCCTATCTCCGCCTCTTATAGAGCAAAATCCAGTATCTTTTTGCAGTTTTTCTAATGAACGGTACCAAGTAAGTTGTAATTTTAAATTTTCATCAATCTCATTTGGCAGAGGCCTAACGCTAAAAAGTCGCCTTTTATCAAAAAGCCCCATTCTAACTTCTGGCACAAAACCGCCGTTTTCAAAGCCAAAATAAGCCTTGGATTCTTGATTATAGATATTAAAACCGACAAATAAGACACTTTTATTTTTTTGAATTTCGCTTATCATATCGGTTAAAAATGAGTGGTTGATATCTAACCTACCGATAAGCACATCGCTATCCATCTGTAAAACATAATCACCTTCGCATTTTTCAAAGGCGTAAAGCTGTGAGCTTATAGGGATATTTGTTACAGAGTGTGTTTGATTAGTTTCAATATTAAACCACTCTTTGTTTATCCTGGCCGTTTGGCTAGTATCATAGATCACAAACCTATCAATTATGCGTTTTTGACGTAAATTTTCAACGATATTTATAAGTTTTTGAAGGTCGGCATTGTCTGTAAACTGCCTAGCAAAATCACTCTGTTTCGTATCGATAGAAACTACGACTTCATAAAAACCGTTTGGGCAAGAGAGTTGCTTGACGATGTGTTTAATATTTGCTTCTATCGTCTGAACATCTTGCGCGCATGTTTTTATAAGTAGAGAAATCTTCTCTTTCAACGGCAACAAACTTTTATAGCCGATAGCGATCGACTGTAGTTCAAAATCATTGTTTTCGTTTAAAATAATATCCGAAATTTGAATATCGCAAAGATAGAGATTTTCTTTTATTTTTGAAAAAAATAAGTCCTCAAGATGCGGGAGCGTTTTTGCATTATAAATTTCATACTCTAAATTTGAAAATTTATTTATTAGCATATCTTGAAATGCTATTTTCGACTCTGCAAATATTATACTAGAAAACACTTCGTTTATAAATTCACGCGCACCCTCTAGTTGGGGTAGGTCAAAATTATTAACCGCGCTTCTTTGCAGTTTTTTTAATTGCGGATTATCCTGCTCATGTAAAAATAGATACATTCTAATGCATGCATTTAAAAATAGATTATCGCTATAATATACGCTAGCGTCCATATCGACTAGTTTTAAATTTTCGCCTACTCGAATAAAATTCTCTTTTTTGCAATCCTGTACTATAATCTTTTTTTGCCAGCACTCAGTCAAAAATAAAATAATATCTTTTTGCGTAAATTTATCCACTGGAGTAGACGGCTCGTATTTATATTTTTGAATAAATACCTTTTTGTGTTCTATTACTTCTTCAAGATGATAAAATGACTTAAAGTCTTCTTTTTCAAAGAAAAAAGTTAGATGTCTATAGGTATTCCATTTATTCTTACCCTTAAAAAACGGCATGATTACTTTATACACATGCGTATTATCATGAAACACGACACCTTCAAAGCCTTGTCCGAGATAATGAATATCTTTTATCCCCATATCATCTAAGATATCTTTAGCTTTTATTTTTCTTGCTTCATTTTGCATAGCCGTAACGCTTCCTCATATAGTTGTTTCCTGGCACTTAGGTATTTTTCTGTTTGCTTGTTGTCTGCTGTTTTGGTTCCGCTTAGATTATAAATCGTAAGCAAAATATCCTCGGCAAATTCTATTTTTAAATTTTTATCATTGAGTAAAAGCCGCACAAGTAAAAAATGATCTTCCGCGCTCGCAATTTCAGGATAGTCTTGCAAACTATTTGGTGTTATAAAAAGATTGCAAGAGGGAAGCTCTGCCTCGGCAATACCATCACTCATGTGCTTTAAACGATTTAAAAGATATGACATATTAGCTAGCTTTGGCATTGCTTTATTAACTCGATCAATAACTTTTTCATCGAGCCTTAGGTAGTTTCCCGCTACCAAAACATCGGGCTTTATATTATCAAATTTACGCTCTATCTTTGAAAGAACATTTTGGCTAGCATATTCATCATCTGCATCTAACCGACCGACAAATGCTACATTTTCAAAAAGTGTTCTTATGTGACGGTTTATATCATTTCTAGTTTTGGCTGCGTGGTGATTTTTTACATCTATCACCACAACCTTTTCGTTTTTAAGGATATCGCTAACGCTATTTTTCCAACCATCACCGGAATCATCATCTACTATCAAAATCCAAACATCTCGTTTTAGGTCATTTTGCGCTAGGATCGACTCCAAGCAACGACGTATCGTACTTTTATTATTATGAATGGCAACGCCAATTACTATCTTTTCTGTTTTGGCATATTTATGGGTAAGGTTAAAAATTTTCTTGATATTATCTGTTTCTTGGTAATTAAAAAGCCTTTTAGCTCTTTGCAAGGCTCGATCAAGCAAGTCTTCAGAGTAGAATCTAATATATTTTATGTGAAAGCTATTTAAGCCATTTGTTTTAGCTGTAAAATTTGAAGTAACGCTATCTTTTGAAACAAAGTGATTGACAAGTATTTTTGGAATAATCTTTATATTTTCATTTGAGTGCTTTTGTAAAAAACGAATCATCAAATCTCTGTCCGTACAGCTTGCAAGTGTTTCATCAAAACCGCCTATGGCTCTTAATGCGCCAAGACGAAAAAACATATTGCTACCTTGAATGCCTGGATTGCCTTTTAAAAAGTTATTAATGTTTATGTCTTTAACTTCAAAAATATTACACATTTCGCAATCGCTTCGTTTTATAAAACCAAACACAGCATCAAGTGTTTTAGACGATGACGTAACCACACGATAACAACTAGCGATATACTCTTCGTACCAGCTATCATCATCGTCTAAAATAGCTATATAATCATCTTCAGTAAAAATTTTTTCATACCATTTAATCCCGGAGTTCCAAGCTCCGGTTCCACTCATATTTGGAGTTCGTAGGTTTTTTATGTAGTGAATTTTATTATTTTCTAGGTCTAAAATTCTCCGCTGTATATCTTTACTTATTGTCTCGTTTTGATTATCGTCAACGATCAAGACATAATCAGGACTTCGGTTTTGATTAAGAACAGAATACAATGAACGCAAGAAAAGCAAATCGTTTCTATTTAAAGATGAAGCTATTATCACGCCGATTTTAGGCTTTTTCATTTTTTATTACGCACTCTTGATAAAATTTATGGCTCAAGATAAGTTAGGCGGATTCTCTCTTATCAATTTCAACAGTTTCTGATATAAGTTTTCCTGTGTAGTTTTAGTATTATATCTAAATTCACACTCCTTTAGATGAAGTAAAAAATTCTCTTTCTTGATGCCTTTAAATTTAGCTAGTCTATGTTTAGCGTATCCCCAGAAATTTTCTATGCCATTTATATGGTTTTTACCATTAGCAAATTCATTCTTAGAATGCTTTACTCTATAATGAGCTAAAGCTGCATAATCTACTAATCCATCATAAGCTTTCCAACAATCAGAGTATATAGTAGAGCTATCAAGCTCGCTATATTGCGATAGTATTGGTATTAGTTCACTAGCAGAGCAGTTCTTAACTATTTGGGTATAGACTTTGCCATCTCTTTTAAGCATACCGAACACCGGAGTTTTATTTGCTGCTCCTCTACCTCTCTTACCTCTTACTCTTTTAGCTCCGAAGTAGCTTTCGTCAATCTCTATCTCACCTGAAAACTTACTTATTTTTTCACACTCACTAGCCATTAAAATTCTGATGTTTTTTAGAATTTTGTTGATGGAAATTCTAGAAATCCCGGTTAAATTTGCTATTTTAGTAGCCTCTATATCCTCTGCAAAATACTTGAGAATTTCTCTAAATTTCTTCTGCGAAATTCGGGAACGGACTATATACTTATTTTTCATCGGCAGGATCATAGTTAAAACTCCTTTGAAAGTTTTTAACTTATCTTGAGCCTTTAATAAATGTGAGCCGGTATTTGACCACGCGCAGGATCTCGTGATGCTTATGCAGCCTATCTCTATTTTGTGTTTTATTGCTAGGAAATATGAATAAATCATAATCATCAAAAATATTTTTTAGCCCATATTCAATAGCTATAAACGCCATTTTTACTACACATCTATACTCATTTTATTTAAGTTATGGTAAAAATTTAACCCAGTAGAGTGACAGATTATATCATAGTAGATGATTCGTTAAAAAATTTTACTTGTTTTTTAAAATTTTACAAAAAACGTGTTAAAATTACTGCAAGCTTAAAAATTTGCTACATAAAATTTTGTTTTGCTACAAACATTAAGCTATATTTAATGAAAGGTAACTGCAATATAATATTGTAGAAACATCGTAGTTTAGGTATTTATGGTGTCACGGGGGAGACTTGAACTCCCGACCTCCGGCTTATGAGACCAGCGCTCTAACCAGCTGAGCTACCGTGACACTTTAAAATAAGTTTCGGATTATATAATTTTTAAACTTATTTGTAGATAAAAACCATCTTTATCTACAAACACAAAGTAAAAGCACCAAGAATCAATAAAACGTCTATTTTATGAAATAATTTTGAGCTAGAGATTTATCCTCAGGTGTGATACTAAATTTCTCTCCAGCGATACTAACTTCAAATTTATTTTCTCTGCTTGCTTTTGTATAAGCAAGCGCAAGCCTTGCGGCCAGCTCTTTGTCGGCTTTACTAGCATTTTTACTTATAAAACTAACAGCTCCTACTATGTCATCACTCTCTTTAAATTTTACTTGATCAAATTTATCATTTGGATGTGCTAAAAGAGCGTTATTATCGATTTCGTCACGACCTATTATCATTTTTGCACCATCTGGCAAGCGCAGATGTCTACCAAGCTTTAGCCACGTCACATCGATATCTCGCATCTCTTTATCAAAATTTAGATAATCCTTTATCTTCACAGCAAAGCTCTCGATCGTTAGCAAACATCCGCCCCCAGGCGTTGCAAAGTCCTCAAAGCCAAATTCCTTTGCCAAAGCAAGCTGCGGCTTTCTATCACGTCCGCTTATATCAAGCAGCTTCTCTCTATCGATCCAACCCTCACGCTCTGGCTTAGTTGGTGGCAAGAGTTTAGCGCACATCGGACGAAGCACTAGATCATCCTCGTCATCAGCTAGGCGCTTAACCTGAAAGAGTGCATCTCTTCGCTGACTCATCGGTCTTTGACCCAAAACTTCGCCTGTGATGATGAAATTTGCATTTTCACTTTTTAGCATATTTAGAGCTGTTTTAAACATATAGCCGTGGCAGTCGATGCATGGATTAAACTGCTTGCCATAGCCGTATTTTGGCTTAAAAAGCACATCACGAAGATACTCATTTCTCATATCAACCACTTTTAAGCTAGCTCCAGCCAAAGCTGCACGGCGTCTTAAAATTTCATGTTTTTCTTCATCTACTCCAAATCCAGTATCCATATAAAGTGCGACCACTTCGATGTTTTGATCGCTTATTAATTTCATTGAGAGCATGCTATCAAGCCCTCCACTAAACAAAGCTAAAGCCTTCATTTTTATCCTGAAAGTAAAATTTAAAGCCTAAATTTACTAAATCTAGGCTTTTATGAAGTTTATTTAGCAGCGTTAATTACGATTTTTTTAATGACTTCACTCGCAGTTTTTAGACTGCTAACTGGCAAGTACTCGTAGATGGAGTGAAAGTTATTTGCCCCTGTGAATAAATTTAGCGTTGGCACACCTTTTGCAGATATCACAGCGCCATCATATCCGCCACGCATTGGCTTTATATTTGGCGTGATATTTAGCTCGCTAAAGGCATCTTTTGCTAATTTTATAGGCAGTGAGTTTTCATCTTTTAAAAATTTAAAGACATTTTCATAGCGTGTTTTTAGCGTGATTTCGCAACGATCTCCATAAATTTTGTTAAATGAATTTGCCATATCACTTAAAAACTCAAGCCTTTTTTGAAATTTCACTTCATCAAATTCTCTTATGTCGATCTTGAGCGTCGTTTTTGCGCTGTTTCCGCTAAGCTCTTTTACCCAGAAATAGCCCTCTTTACCCTCGGTGCACTCTGGCACTTCGCCGCCTGGCAAAAGCGAGATAAATTTATGCGCAAGAAGTAGTGAATTTACAAGCTTGCCTTTTGCATTCATCGGGTGAGCCGAAACGCCTTTAAAGACCATCATGCAGTCAGCCGCGTTCCAGTTTTCATATATTAGCTCGCCTATCTCGCAGCAGTCTAGGCAGTAGCCAAAATCAGCTCCGAGCAAATTTACATCAAGTGCTTTTGCCCCAAGCAAGCCCTGCTCCTCATCAGGTACGAAGCAGATCACGATCTTGCCGTGCTTTACATCAGGATTTTGCATAAAATAGCTAGCCATATTTACGATACTTGCGATCGCAGCCTTATCATCAGCCCCAAGCAAGCTAGTGCCGTCAGTCACGACTATGTCGTCGCCCATGTACTTTTTAAGCTCTGGATTGTCGCTAAATTTTAGATAAATTCCCTGCTCTTCGTTTAGGCAGATGTCGCCGCCTGTGTATTTTACGATTTTAGCTTTTGTGTCGTTTTTTTGCTCGCTACTTGTATCTAAATGCCCAAAAAAGGCGATACTTGGAGCATTTTCGCAGTTTGCAGGAATTTTTGCTATCAAGATAGCATTGTCTTGCAGAATGATGTCTTTGATACCAAGCAAGCTAAGCTCATCTTTTAAAAAAAGAGCCAGCTCATACTCGGTTGGGTTAGAAGGCATGACGCCTTTTAACCCATTTTCTTTATTTGTTGTTGTGTTAAATTTTGTGTAGTTTAAAAATCTCTCTACGATATCCATTTTTTATCCTTTTAGATGACAAAAAATGCGATCGCCACAACAGAGATAAACATACCTAAAAATGTTCTTTTAGCGATTTCAACTGGACTAACCATCGCAATGCCTGCACAAACGATAGCAGCACCGGCAATTGGAGAAGCTGATCTACCTAAAGCACCAGCAATAGCTGCTGCCATACCAAGCTTATCTTGCTCAAAGCCAAGTGCAGCGGCGTTTGTTGTGACGGCTTCATTAAATGCAAATGTAGCAGCATCACCTGAACCTGTAACTATACCCATGATAAATGGCACAAATGTTCCGCCAAATTTAACGTAACTTTGATCTGTTTTTAGCCATGCGATGACCACATCAACGGCTCCACATGCCTTTAAACCAGCGACAAAGACACCAGCTGCGATGATGATACCCATGACATCAGCATAAGCGTGACCCATTCCGTTAAAAAATTCTTTTGTGATCTTTTGCGGATTTGTAAGCGTAGCAAAGATAGCTATTATGGCACCTAGTATCATCGCCTCAGCAACGCCCATTTTTGTCCATGCAAGAAAGCTATAATCTTTCGCAAGGCTTGTTCCGCCAATAACCAAGATAACAAGTGGGACTAGAGGCATAATGGCGTAGATGAAATTTACTTTAAATAGCGGTTTCTCTTCGCTAGCAGCACTACTTTCAAGAGTGAAATTTGTATTTTTTTGATAGTCTTTAAGTAGTATCGCAACAATAACTAATGCGATCACTACGATAACAAGAGCAGTAAATGCACTTGGAATTTGCACTTTTATGACATCTTGAACTGTGTAGCCCTCAACCGTCTTTTTAACAAGGTCAGCCACATAGACGTTGTGAGCCGATCCTGGGCTTAAAACTCCACCAAATGTCCCCGCAAAAACAGCAGCGCCAGCCATAGCTGGGCGGATACCTGAGGCCATTAGAAGCGGTATAAGTGTCGCACCAACAGCAGCGGAGCATCCTGCAGCTGAAGGGATAGCGATATTTATAAAGTAAGTTAGCACGGTTGTTGCGGGGATCAATATAAAACCCACATTTTTAAGCGGCTTTGTAAGAAGCGCAACAAGGTGCTTATCGCACATTGTATATTTCATAACAAATGCAAAACCCATACTAGCACAAATCGCTTTTATAAGCCCTGCTTTAGTCATATAGTCAGTAAAAGCACTTAGTGCCCCCATCGGTTTTAGTGCGATTATACAAAGCACCAAACCAACACCTATTAGCACCGTTCTTGTCTCTTTTTTTAAGACTAGAAGTGCTACAACAGCTGCGATGCCAAGAATGGCAGCAATTAGCTTAAATGTTTCCATACCTCTCTCCTTGCTTAGATTTTAAATTTAGTTCCAACTTCTATTTTTTCTATCTCTTTTTGATACTCAAATTTTAAAATTTCGCTGTGTCCTATGACCTGGGCCTCGCTACCCTCTATGAGCAAAGCCGTGCCTTCAGGCAAAGCGTAGATAGTCTCTTTTGGATTAGCTATTAAAAACTCCTCCAGCCTCTCCTCCCTGCTCTCACCGTTATGACCTGCTAGCTTGCCACTTATGAAGTGCGGATTGATCTGATATGGGAAGATATTTAAGCTATCAAAGGACTTTGGCATGATGATAGGCATATCATTTGTCGTCATCATCGTCTTGCCAGCGATATTTGCACCAGCTGACCAGCCAAAATATTTTGCGCCATTTGCCA harbors:
- a CDS encoding radical SAM protein translates to MQNEARKIKAKDILDDMGIKDIHYLGQGFEGVVFHDNTHVYKVIMPFFKGKNKWNTYRHLTFFFEKEDFKSFYHLEEVIEHKKVFIQKYKYEPSTPVDKFTQKDIILFLTECWQKKIIVQDCKKENFIRVGENLKLVDMDASVYYSDNLFLNACIRMYLFLHEQDNPQLKKLQRSAVNNFDLPQLEGAREFINEVFSSIIFAESKIAFQDMLINKFSNLEYEIYNAKTLPHLEDLFFSKIKENLYLCDIQISDIILNENNDFELQSIAIGYKSLLPLKEKISLLIKTCAQDVQTIEANIKHIVKQLSCPNGFYEVVVSIDTKQSDFARQFTDNADLQKLINIVENLRQKRIIDRFVIYDTSQTARINKEWFNIETNQTHSVTNIPISSQLYAFEKCEGDYVLQMDSDVLIGRLDINHSFLTDMISEIQKNKSVLFVGFNIYNQESKAYFGFENGGFVPEVRMGLFDKRRLFSVRPLPNEIDENLKLQLTWYRSLEKLQKDTGFCSIRGGDRRSYYIHPQNYRKTNAYSWMNILDRVEQGCIPNLQFGEFDCNGSFYEWCAPKRSEKMIVLSCFKDLSIHKFLRMWFSLISQTFQEFGVIFYDDCSNSGISIFIEQIIKPYKDRVTFIKGRTLQTKMQCEYLAIHYYCDNPESIIVCVDTDDALIGKEALFDIYKKYDMWGVDVTCGRVHQTYRLEPHYRYPVNFIEPRKTGGNVWQHLKTFKKYLFDSVPLSYFMYEDKEAKLSKRKWIEKCDDYAMMVPIVEMSSSPLQMDFINYYYERDYDKKDANREIKEQSIKEILEKPPLSSKDIVKGRKKFLSNLDMIEIDITFECNLKCKGCNRSCGHAPSAEAMTIDDIRHFVSESKFLDKKWKLINILGGEPTLHKDFLCIVEILQIEYADSFYSDVIIQVVSNGFTKQAKELCKQAELFKNVRIDYGSFKTKNLVDYFTPFNDAPIDDINFKDADYSTACWVASYCGIGLNKNGYYGCSVCGSIDRVLEGNKGVKSLKEVTAEKLQEHFKEFCKYCGNFKDYAPNRGDFIPRCEKAPFKEKISSSWKQIYDKYKRRYE
- a CDS encoding glycosyltransferase family 2 protein — its product is MKKPKIGVIIASSLNRNDLLFLRSLYSVLNQNRSPDYVLIVDDNQNETISKDIQRRILDLENNKIHYIKNLRTPNMSGTGAWNSGIKWYEKIFTEDDYIAILDDDDSWYEEYIASCYRVVTSSSKTLDAVFGFIKRSDCEMCNIFEVKDININNFLKGNPGIQGSNMFFRLGALRAIGGFDETLASCTDRDLMIRFLQKHSNENIKIIPKILVNHFVSKDSVTSNFTAKTNGLNSFHIKYIRFYSEDLLDRALQRAKRLFNYQETDNIKKIFNLTHKYAKTEKIVIGVAIHNNKSTIRRCLESILAQNDLKRDVWILIVDDDSGDGWKNSVSDILKNEKVVVIDVKNHHAAKTRNDINRHIRTLFENVAFVGRLDADDEYASQNVLSKIERKFDNIKPDVLVAGNYLRLDEKVIDRVNKAMPKLANMSYLLNRLKHMSDGIAEAELPSCNLFITPNSLQDYPEIASAEDHFLLVRLLLNDKNLKIEFAEDILLTIYNLSGTKTADNKQTEKYLSARKQLYEEALRLCKMKQEK
- a CDS encoding IS1595-like element ISCamsp1 family transposase, which produces MILPMKNKYIVRSRISQKKFREILKYFAEDIEATKIANLTGISRISINKILKNIRILMASECEKISKFSGEIEIDESYFGAKRVRGKRGRGAANKTPVFGMLKRDGKVYTQIVKNCSASELIPILSQYSELDSSTIYSDCWKAYDGLVDYAALAHYRVKHSKNEFANGKNHINGIENFWGYAKHRLAKFKGIKKENFLLHLKECEFRYNTKTTQENLYQKLLKLIRENPPNLS
- a CDS encoding argininosuccinate synthase domain-containing protein yields the protein MKALALFSGGLDSMLSMKLISDQNIEVVALYMDTGFGVDEEKHEILRRRAALAGASLKVVDMRNEYLRDVLFKPKYGYGKQFNPCIDCHGYMFKTALNMLKSENANFIITGEVLGQRPMSQRRDALFQVKRLADDEDDLVLRPMCAKLLPPTKPEREGWIDREKLLDISGRDRKPQLALAKEFGFEDFATPGGGCLLTIESFAVKIKDYLNFDKEMRDIDVTWLKLGRHLRLPDGAKMIIGRDEIDNNALLAHPNDKFDQVKFKESDDIVGAVSFISKNASKADKELAARLALAYTKASRENKFEVSIAGEKFSITPEDKSLAQNYFIK
- the pepT gene encoding peptidase T — protein: MDIVERFLNYTKFNTTTNKENGLKGVMPSNPTEYELALFLKDELSLLGIKDIILQDNAILIAKIPANCENAPSIAFFGHLDTSSEQKNDTKAKIVKYTGGDICLNEEQGIYLKFSDNPELKKYMGDDIVVTDGTSLLGADDKAAIASIVNMASYFMQNPDVKHGKIVICFVPDEEQGLLGAKALDVNLLGADFGYCLDCCEIGELIYENWNAADCMMVFKGVSAHPMNAKGKLVNSLLLAHKFISLLPGGEVPECTEGKEGYFWVKELSGNSAKTTLKIDIREFDEVKFQKRLEFLSDMANSFNKIYGDRCEITLKTRYENVFKFLKDENSLPIKLAKDAFSELNITPNIKPMRGGYDGAVISAKGVPTLNLFTGANNFHSIYEYLPVSSLKTASEVIKKIVINAAK
- the dcuC gene encoding C4-dicarboxylate transporter DcuC produces the protein METFKLIAAILGIAAVVALLVLKKETRTVLIGVGLVLCIIALKPMGALSAFTDYMTKAGLIKAICASMGFAFVMKYTMCDKHLVALLTKPLKNVGFILIPATTVLTYFINIAIPSAAGCSAAVGATLIPLLMASGIRPAMAGAAVFAGTFGGVLSPGSAHNVYVADLVKKTVEGYTVQDVIKVQIPSAFTALVIVVIALVIVAILLKDYQKNTNFTLESSAASEEKPLFKVNFIYAIMPLVPLVILVIGGTSLAKDYSFLAWTKMGVAEAMILGAIIAIFATLTNPQKITKEFFNGMGHAYADVMGIIIAAGVFVAGLKACGAVDVVIAWLKTDQSYVKFGGTFVPFIMGIVTGSGDAATFAFNEAVTTNAAALGFEQDKLGMAAAIAGALGRSASPIAGAAIVCAGIAMVSPVEIAKRTFLGMFISVVAIAFFVI
- the pepE gene encoding dipeptidase PepE, producing MKNALLISASSYQDTGYLRHCKNWVKEFLGECGKEEILFIPYAGVRRTNDEYEQKVIDRLKNSNIKSIHHYEDKISAIKNASSIAVGGGNTFMLLYTLYKLNLVEPIKEAVANGAKYFGWSAGANIAGKTMMTTNDMPIIMPKSFDSLNIFPYQINPHFISGKLAGHNGESREERLEEFLIANPKETIYALPEGTALLIEGSEAQVIGHSEILKFEYQKEIEKIEVGTKFKI